CGAGGAGTAGCGTACTCAAGGAGGCTTAGCTAAGCCAGCAGCCCTCAGCCTCTCCTCTATTTCCTCATACCACTTAGGGAGGCGGAGCGTGGAGATCCTTCTATCTGGAGTGTAGGGCTTAATGTCTAGGACTGGGGTCCCGTCGTAGGCGTCTAGCCCCCTAACCCTAAGAAGCCTCCCCCTCCTCTCGATGAGCTCGACTATAGTCACCCCTAGGGGGTTCGGCCTATGAGGGGAATCTGAGCAAAACACGCCTACTAGCGGAAGCTCCTCTAAGCTTAAGCCAAGCTTCTCAGCAATCCTCCTAAACCTAACCTTCAGGACCCTACGCTGCTCCTCCGAGACTTTATGCATGTAGAAGATCACTATTAAGTGCGAGAAGCCCTCGACGCCGGTTAGGCCCTCCTCGTACTCCTCGAGGATCTCTATGCTGGCCTCGACGCCCTGAGGCCAGCTATCCCTAACCTCCTCATCTTTAAGCGGAGTCCTAACAAACCCTATCGGCCTTAAGGAGAGCTCTACGCTCAACCCTAGCCACAGCTACTACTTCGCGCCGCCATATAGAGTTAAAAGGTCAATGCAGCCTATTGGGGCCGGGGTCGTGATGAAGAGAGAGGTGGTCGTAGTTAGCGCTATTAGGACCCCCATTGGGAGGTTCGGGGGGAAGCTGAAAGACCTCAAGCCCCACGAGCTGGGCGCCATAGCCATTAAGTCGGCCGTGGAGGCAGCGGGCATCGAGCCGAGGGACCTAGGAATAGTGTACATGGGCCACGTAATAAGAGCAGCCCATGGACAAGATACGGCTAGACAAGCTGCCTTAAAGGCGGGGGTCCCCTACGAAGTAGACTGCGTAACCGTGGACCTCGTGTGCAGCTCAGGGATGATGGCTATAATTAACGCAGCCCAGGGGATTATGGCGGGGGACTTCGACTTCGCCGTGGCCGGGGGGATGGAGTCGATGAGCTATAGCTACTTAGCTATAGACCCCAGCGTCAGGTGGGGGATAAGGTTCCTACTGGGCAAGGAGGTGAAGCTCATCGATTGCATGTACTACGACGGGCTGACGGACCCTATAACCGGCCGCGTCATGGGGGATGAGACCGAGGACGTCATTGAGAGCTGGGGGATTACGAGGGAGGAGCTCGATAGCGTAGCCTACCAAAGCCACGTGAGGGCCGCCGAGGCCACTGATAGAGGCTACTTTAAGAACGAGGTAGTCCCCGTGAGCGTAGCTGGAGAGGTCGTGGACTACGACGAAGGGATAAGGAGGGACACGAGCCTCGATAAGCTGTCTAAGCTAAGGCCAGCCTTCAGGCCCGGCGGCAAGCTAACCGCTGGGAACTCCTCGCAGCTCTCTGATGGCGCAGCCGCCCTAGTCCTAGCAGACTTCGAGAGGGCTAGGGAGCTTGGGCTTAAGCCGCTGGCAAAGAT
This DNA window, taken from Candidatus Nezhaarchaeota archaeon, encodes the following:
- a CDS encoding thiolase family protein — encoded protein: MQPIGAGVVMKREVVVVSAIRTPIGRFGGKLKDLKPHELGAIAIKSAVEAAGIEPRDLGIVYMGHVIRAAHGQDTARQAALKAGVPYEVDCVTVDLVCSSGMMAIINAAQGIMAGDFDFAVAGGMESMSYSYLAIDPSVRWGIRFLLGKEVKLIDCMYYDGLTDPITGRVMGDETEDVIESWGITREELDSVAYQSHVRAAEATDRGYFKNEVVPVSVAGEVVDYDEGIRRDTSLDKLSKLRPAFRPGGKLTAGNSSQLSDGAAALVLADFERARELGLKPLAKIIGYSWAGVEPQRFNEGPLPATEKLLKRMKVGINYFDLFEVNEAFASNNVLFNRKFGVPYDRINVFGGAIALGHPIGCSGARVVVTLINALRVKGMKRGLATLCHGSGGGTALAVELV
- the tsaA gene encoding tRNA (N6-threonylcarbamoyladenosine(37)-N6)-methyltransferase TrmO, whose translation is MSVELSLRPIGFVRTPLKDEEVRDSWPQGVEASIEILEEYEEGLTGVEGFSHLIVIFYMHKVSEEQRRVLKVRFRRIAEKLGLSLEELPLVGVFCSDSPHRPNPLGVTIVELIERRGRLLRVRGLDAYDGTPVLDIKPYTPDRRISTLRLPKWYEEIEERLRAAGLAKPP